A window of Kangiella sp. TOML190 genomic DNA:
GGCGACTGTGGAAAAAACCCACTGTAAGGATTTGGCGAAAACATAGCCCGCCGCCAAAACCACAATCACCAATACCCACGGATATTGTTGCAATTGTTCCCAATAAGGATGCACAAATTCGGGCAGCCAAGACTGACTGTCTAAAAAGGTTTCCTCGACTTGCTTCAAGGTTTCGGTATCTTCAACTGGTGGCTTCTTTTCAGGTTCTTGTGCCATTATTTTCTCACGTCTTTTTCTTGTAGAATAAAAAACGCTTAGAGTTATTCTAAGCTTTTTTACTCAAAAATGAAGTTAAATCATTAACATTTAAGGCATATCGAACTCTTGGCCTTCTTTTTCAATCTCTGGCGGCATCAAGTCTTCTTTCTTCACACCCAAAGCAAGCGCCACGATACTGGCCACATAAATCGATGAGTAGGTACCAATAAAAACACCAACGATTAACGCAGCTGAGAAAGCATGAATGGTTTCTCCACCAAACACAAATAAGGCAAACAGCACCAGCAAGGTGGTTAAGGAGGTCATTAAAGTTCGTGCTAAGGTTTGGTTGAGCGAGGTATTGATGATCTCTTTCGCTGTTCCTTTGCGCAGTTTCAAAAAGTTTTCACGAATTCGATCAAACACTACAATGGTGTCATTCAAAGAGTAACCTATTACCGCCAGCAAGGCTGCCAATACGGTTAAATCAAATTCCATTTGAGTGATCGAGAAAAACCCTAACGTTAGCATAACGTCGTGAGCTAAGGCTGCAACCGAGCCGAGTGAGAACTTCCATTCAAAGCGCAGTGCAACATAAATCATGATACAGATTAATGCCACTAGCATCGCTAAAGCGCCCTGCTCTTTAAGCTCTTCACCAACTACCGGACCAACATAACCTTTATATTTTTCAATCACGCTCGAATCATTCGCTTGAAGCAGTTTTATCACTTCAGAGCCGACTTTATCGCCCGGTATAAACTCTTGATCGGGAATACGAATTTTTACGTCCTGCGAAGTACCAAAGTTTTGCACCACCGCGCCTTTAAAATTGGCATCGTCTAATTGCTTACGGATATCAATCAAATCGGCGCTTTGCCCATACTGAACTTCAACCGAGGTTCCGCCGGTAAAGTCTAAGCCAAAATTTAATCCTTTGGTTACTAAAGAACCTATTGAAGCCAAGATCAACAAGGCCGAGAATATCACCGCAATTTTGCGGTATTTCAAAAAATCGATATTGGTTTTACTAATTAATTGCATCTTCAAGACTCCCTATATCGATAGTTTTTTAGGTTGTTTGCCGCCATAGATAAGATTAACAATGCCACGACTAACGAAGATAGCTGTAAACATCGAAGTCATAATACCAACGAACAAAGTAATGGCGAAACCTTTTACTGGACCAGTGCCAATAGCGTATAAAATAATCGCTGCAATCATGGTGGTGATGTTAGCATCAGCAATAGTTGATAGTGCTTGCGCGTAACCTTTATCAATTGCTTGTGCGGGTTTAGTCTTAGCCCTAAGTTCTTCACGAATACGCTCAAAAATTAAAACATTGGCATCTACCGCCATACCAACGGTTAAGACGATACCAGCAATACCTGGTAGGGTTAGTGTCGCTCCCAAAATTGACATGATCGCCATGATTAAGACTAGATTTAAGGTCAAAGCGACGTTTGCCACTAAACCAAATAACTTGTAATACACCAGCATAAACACTAAGACTAGAGCGAAACCTATTAGTACCGACTTAAAGCCTTTTTCAATATTTTCCGCACCCAGCGTCGGACCTACGGTTCTTTCTTCGATAAAGAAAGTCGGCGCGACTAACGCACCTGAGCGCAAGTTAAGCGCTAAGTCTTTGGTCTCCGCTTGGGTAAAGCGTCCAGTAATATAGAAGTCTGTACTAAATTGACCATTAATGTTCGGTGCACTGATGACCCTTTCTTTTTGGTTCGAACCGACTAACTTACGCTCGCCATCGATAATCGCAAATTCAGGCTCAGACTCCACCAAAATCATGGCTAAACGACGGCCGACATTTTTAACGGTTGTTTCAAGCATTTTAGCGCCGCCAACTGAATCCAGTTTGACATTAACGATCGGCTGTTGGGTTTCTTGATGTAGTCCTGGGAAAGCATCGATAAGGTGCTCGCCTGTCACTTTAACCTCATCATAAATCACGATAGGCAAACCATCTTCATCGACAAATTCAGTGCTACCTACCGGGACTCTATCGCCAGCTGTAAAGCCCGCCATCGCATCTTCATTGACCAATCGGAACTCTAAAGAAGCTGTAGCACCTAACACTTGCTTAGCTAAAGCTGAATCTTGAACGCCGGGTAACTGAACCACGATTCTATCGCTACCTTGGCGCTGAATTTGTGGCTCGGCAACCCCTAGAGAGTTCACCCGCTCGCTTAAAATCAAGCGGTTTTGATCTACTGCTGCATCGCTAATTTCTTTTAACTTGGCGTCGGTAAAAGTCGCTCGAATAATATCCAAACCGTTTTGAGTAACTCGCTCAAGTAACACACGGTCCTGATAACCGTTATACAAAGCACTATAAGCTCGCTCGATATCCTTATTCTTAACTTGCAAAATAAGACCATTGTCAATCATCTCGATACGGCCACGTACCCGTGGCTCTAAGTCAAGCAAGGTACGCTTAAAATCACTGGAAATTTGTTCTTTTTGCTTTTCAATGGCTTTATCCATATCCACTTGCATCAAGAAATAGATACCGCCACGTAAGTCCAAACCCAACTTCATTGGCTTGCCGCCAAGGTTGCTCAACCAATCTGGCGTTGCTGGTGCTAGATTTTGCGCCACTACATAATTAGCATTTTTTGGATCAGGATTCAAAATAGCATTCGCTACTTCTTGCGCCTTAAGTTGGCTTTCACCATCGTTAAAGCGAGCAATGACCTTTTGCTCATTGTCTTGCTCTATCGCAATCCAATCCAAACCCTTTGCTTTCCAAGCATCTTCAACCTCAACAAGTTGTTGCTCAGAAATTTTGCTATCGCGTAAACCGGTTAATTGCACCGCGGGATCTTCGCCAAAAATATTCGGCAAAGCGTAAAGACTGGCAATGGCAATAACTGCCACGATCAGAAAATACTTCCACATAGGGTAAGTATTGATCGGCCTTTGCACCTGATTGGGTTGATCAAAAAACATATATTATCCGTTTGTTTTTGGTTATTAGTGTCATGCGAGCAATAAGCAATCTCTTAGCCATCTTTGGTATTTAGCAAAATCTCTTATTAAGAGCCAAAGCGAGATTGCTTTGTCACTAACTCCTCGCCATGAACCAGACTACTCTTCAATGGACTTAATAGTCCCTTTTGGAAGGGTCTGCGCGATCGAAGCTTTTTGGAACTTAATCTCCACGCCTTCGCTAATGGTCAATACGATAAACTGATCTTGTACCTTAGCGATACGACCCACGATGCCACCTGTAGTCATAACTTCATCACCTTTTTCAAGACCAGAAGTCATTTCTTTATGCTGTTTCATCTTCTTTTGTTGCGGGCGGATCATCATGAAATACATGATTAACAACAAAGGAACGAACATAATAAAAAATTGCATTAAACCGCCACCTTGAGCGCCTGCTTGAGCTAACAACATTGATATAACCTCTTATAAACTTAAGTATTATTTCTTAATCTAAATATTTTGCTTAGCGAAAAGCTCGAGAGCCAGACGAAGTTTAACCAAAATAAGCGGATTTTAGGCCGCTAATCGAGCTTTTTTAATTAAGCTTCAACACCGCTATCGGGCTTTGCAGCATACAAAGCAGGGACTTCTTTACCCTGCTTAGCATAAAATTCTTCTACAAAGTGCGACAATGTACCCTTTTCAATTGCCCCGCGCAATCCTGCCATCAAATTTTGGTAAAAGTGCAAATTATGGATACTGTTTAGCTTTGAGCCCAAGATTTCATTGCACTTATCCAGATGGTGCAAATAGGCTCGGCTATAGTTTTGGCAAGTGTAGCAATC
This region includes:
- the secF gene encoding protein translocase subunit SecF; translated protein: MQLISKTNIDFLKYRKIAVIFSALLILASIGSLVTKGLNFGLDFTGGTSVEVQYGQSADLIDIRKQLDDANFKGAVVQNFGTSQDVKIRIPDQEFIPGDKVGSEVIKLLQANDSSVIEKYKGYVGPVVGEELKEQGALAMLVALICIMIYVALRFEWKFSLGSVAALAHDVMLTLGFFSITQMEFDLTVLAALLAVIGYSLNDTIVVFDRIRENFLKLRKGTAKEIINTSLNQTLARTLMTSLTTLLVLFALFVFGGETIHAFSAALIVGVFIGTYSSIYVASIVALALGVKKEDLMPPEIEKEGQEFDMP
- the secD gene encoding protein translocase subunit SecD; its protein translation is MFFDQPNQVQRPINTYPMWKYFLIVAVIAIASLYALPNIFGEDPAVQLTGLRDSKISEQQLVEVEDAWKAKGLDWIAIEQDNEQKVIARFNDGESQLKAQEVANAILNPDPKNANYVVAQNLAPATPDWLSNLGGKPMKLGLDLRGGIYFLMQVDMDKAIEKQKEQISSDFKRTLLDLEPRVRGRIEMIDNGLILQVKNKDIERAYSALYNGYQDRVLLERVTQNGLDIIRATFTDAKLKEISDAAVDQNRLILSERVNSLGVAEPQIQRQGSDRIVVQLPGVQDSALAKQVLGATASLEFRLVNEDAMAGFTAGDRVPVGSTEFVDEDGLPIVIYDEVKVTGEHLIDAFPGLHQETQQPIVNVKLDSVGGAKMLETTVKNVGRRLAMILVESEPEFAIIDGERKLVGSNQKERVISAPNINGQFSTDFYITGRFTQAETKDLALNLRSGALVAPTFFIEERTVGPTLGAENIEKGFKSVLIGFALVLVFMLVYYKLFGLVANVALTLNLVLIMAIMSILGATLTLPGIAGIVLTVGMAVDANVLIFERIREELRAKTKPAQAIDKGYAQALSTIADANITTMIAAIILYAIGTGPVKGFAITLFVGIMTSMFTAIFVSRGIVNLIYGGKQPKKLSI
- the yajC gene encoding preprotein translocase subunit YajC gives rise to the protein MLLAQAGAQGGGLMQFFIMFVPLLLIMYFMMIRPQQKKMKQHKEMTSGLEKGDEVMTTGGIVGRIAKVQDQFIVLTISEGVEIKFQKASIAQTLPKGTIKSIEE